The Toxorhynchites rutilus septentrionalis strain SRP chromosome 1, ASM2978413v1, whole genome shotgun sequence genome contains the following window.
CTAGAAAATATGGAGCAAAGATGTTAAGATTATCATTGATCATAATCAAATCATAACACAAATTATATATCCTTTGTTCAGTATTGATGTTCGGctgaattaaattttcatttggatGTAGAAGTTTAACGAAATGATGAACAAACCAAGATGTTGTAAAATTGAATTTGACAAATAAAACTACTTcactatttttacaaaaattggcgctccaatgtggtctattggaagacaacgtacccaaCTACCTTTACCTGCCTGCATCTGTCCTGGAAAAtaaccgtttcaagctgtactgggatcgcactgttctgaccgacttCTCGTTCCACCACAATCGTCTAGATGGTGTATGACGAGAGCGACCGAcacgtcaccatcatcgatgtagctattccactgaaccacgGCGGCAAAATTTAAATATAGGATAATATCAGCATTCTTTACTGAACCAGTATTGAAGAGTTCGAATTAGTTTGATGActtttataattattaaataatttgCTTCTCAATCGATCATACATTTGTATTCTGTATGCCTATCATAATTGTTAAATATATGTTTAAGTATTTGGAATGACACTGATCACATTGTATTCCAACAGAGACCATTGCAGCTTTTGCTCTGAAATatgcaatgaaaattttcgTCACGTGTTGATCCCCGCTCACGGTCAAGATCAGAAGCTAAAAACTGTCCTGCAGAAGTTGAGCGGTTTCACTTCCCAGCTGAGCAGTTATCCTACGTGCGACAAATGTCGCCAAGAATTCATAAGCCTGCACAGTATTCCCGAAAGCTGCTTCCAAATTTTGCCCAACGCTGAACCGAATGACATCAAGATGGAACCAGAGTTAATGATTGATGACCACGAGTTGTCGGATAATGATAACATTCCTGAGACAGACCCAACAACGATCTTAAGGTCAATCGAGCAGGAAGCCGAAATGCAAATCAAGGGAGAAAACGGAGCGGTATTCTTTATAAACGAAATGGACGAAGAAGAGGACAATGCATCAATCAATTGTAATAAAGACCCCATACTGTTACACGCGGGTGAGAATGTGATGTTATTTTCCGTGAACATtaactgaaaatccatttcaggAGAGAAATCGTTCAATTGTAGAAAGTGTGACAAAACATTTCGCTCAAAATACGAACTCCAAGTGCACGctcgaactcatacgggttggttAAAAAAGTTTTATTCGATTATCTATTTAGCTGAATCTTTCCTTTGTAGGTGAACGTCTTTATTCTTGTCCACATTGCCCAAAAGCGTTCAAATATCGTTCAACACTCCAAATTCACACTCGAGTTCATTCGGGTTGGTAAAAATGTATTACTTTACAAAATGAACCATTCAGCAGGGTCATTCTCTTACAGATGAACGTCCCTACTCTTGTCCAAATTGCCCAAAATCGTTTAAGGATACTACAACGCTTAAAGGGCACATCCGAACTCATATTGGTTGGTTCAAAATGTTTTACTATAATGTACCATTCTGCAGAGTGTTCTCTTTCCAGATAAATTTCACTATTCTTGTCAGCATTGTCCGAAGATGTTCAGGCGACAAAAAACGCTCAAACTGCACACTGtaactcatacgggttggtaaaGAAAGTTTTACTATAATGAACTATTCAACAGGGTCGTTTCTTTGTAGGCGAACGTTCCTTTTCTTGTCCCCAGTGCCCGAAAGCGTTTAAGAGGTCTTCAGGACTAAAAGAACACATCCGGTCTCATACGGGTTGGTGGGGATTTTTTTACTATAATAAACCATTCAGAAGAACAATTcctttgcaggtgaacgtccctattcttgtCCACACTGTCCGAAAGCGTATAAGATTTCTACGGCACTCCAAGagcacattcgaactcatacgggttggtgaaaaaaagttccatttACTATAACGTTACCCTTCAACAGAATCATTCCTTTGCAGGTGAGCGTCCCTATTCTTGTCCACATTGCCCAAATGCATTTAGGAGTAATGCAGCGCTGAAACAGCACATTCGAATTCATACTGGTtggtgataattttttttattattgggtGGGGGAATAAGTTCGTAGTGTTCCATTTATTTAAACAAAGAACAATAACTATACCAATAACTTAATCAAATAACGGTAGGGTAAGTAGGTAAGTTtcctggtttttttttccaaaaattaatgctttattctgcaaaaatggttaaaaattgcatattcaaagtattgctcaTCGCTAGTCacgattttttcccatctttctggaaaTTCACAGATCCCTTTgcagaaataatcggccggtttgtcggctatccacgaatcgatccaatttttaacTTCATCataattggagaagtgctggtcaaccaggccatgttgcatcgatcgaaaaaggtagtaatcggacggagcaatgtctggagagtacggcgggtgggataggatctCCCATTTCAgggtttccaagtatgttttgaccggtttcgtgaTATGCGGCCGAGCActttcgtgctgcaaaataactttatcgtgtctttgctcgtattgtggtcgtttttccttcagtgcccggcgcaaacgcatcaattgtcgtcggtggaggtcccccgtaatggttccatttggttttagcagctcatagtacaccacacccagctagtCCCACCAAACAGACATCATAACCTTCTGACCGTGAATGTTCCGcgtggccgtcgatgttgatgcatggccggggtatccatacgttgcccgacgtttgggCTTGTCGTAacggacccacttttcatcgccagtaacgattcgatgcaaaaaaccctttcttttatgccgttggagcagttgttcgcacgtgaaaaaatggcgttcgacgtctcgtggtttcaattcatacggaacccaatgtcctatctttcggatcattcccattgctgtTAAACGATCGGATGTGGTTTGCCGAGCTACTCCAAGAGTATCtgaaagttcttgttgcgtttgtgacagatcttgatcgagtaaagcctccaattattcaccttcaaacttttttggcggtccggaacgttcttcgtcttccaagaattgccacttttaaaccgtgcaaacaaCTTCTGACACGTTCGATCAGTTGGagtatggtcaccataaacttccaccaaaatgcgatgactttccgcagctttttccttcatattcaacaaatcaagtaacactccccgcaaaaacattcTCGTTGGTAcgtaattcgacatattcgaaatggcaaaaactatgttgtttacgcttcaagtttttgacatatactgaaaaagacgcgcaatgacaatagctttccaacgaatgtgtggaaatttgattcactggaataataatcaagttacgccatctgttgtaaaaccaaaGAAACTttccggtacacctaatatattCGCCGCAGTTATTTTTTTCCGCCAATTTACGAATTTTGGTGACCGTTCTCCATCAAAAGTAATTTGAGACGTTCTTCATCAAATTTATAAAGGGCGTGTCATCGACGTCGTCGATCGCcattttttaactttgcaaaccATTTTCATGCTGTAGATTTTCTCCATACACGTCGCAATTGTCCCGGACTGCTTCGGCAGCTTTCTGACCTCGATGAAAAGCAAAGAAGAGCAGGTgtcgaaaatgttgatttttgctTCCTTGGTATTTCATTTCTGAGCctcaaaactaataaaaaattaaattactcAAAAATACAATTGACATAGTTTTGTAGAGCAGAAAGAGTTCTATCGAACGAATACTCACCCTTTCTCAAACAGAAAACAAATCGTTGTAAAATATAATAAGCATAAAAACGCTATGAActtattccccaacccaatataataaATCATTGAACTTGAATCATTcctttgcaggtgaacgtccttattcttgtccacattgtccaaAAGCGTACAAGGATTATGCAACTCACCAAATTCACATTCGAACTCACACGGGTTTGTGAAAAAAAGTTACTACACATGATGGGTTTTTCAGCAGAATCTTTTTTcttgcaggtgaacgtcccttTACTTGTCCTCACTGTCCAAAAGCATTCAATAGTCTTCCATCGCGCCAAATTCACATTCTAACTCACACGggtttgttaaatttgttcttACTACTATATATAAAGAACTATTCGGCAGTCCTTcctttgcaggtgaacgtccctattcttgtccacattgttcGAAAGCGTTTAGGCATTCTAGTACACTTCGTCGGCATGTTTATAAGAACCATTCGCTTGCGAGTATTGTTAATGATTCAAACTAGCACAACCAGTTCGATGAAAATACAGGTGGCTCGGACCAAAGAACATCATTGACCGTTATGAACGAAGTTACTGAATGTTGAGGATTTTTTTGTCACTGGAAGCTGTTGACAGATAATTATTGAGCTTGCTCCTAAGCAAAACTTTTCAAgaatttccaaaataatatacaaaaaaatccgTGGCTTGTTGgtgttttattatgaaaaccaAATACGAAAATAACTAAACCTGTCTATGATGAAGGGTGAAAGGGTTCAGGTGGTTCAAGTTCCAAGTACTGAAGTGTTTCCAAACTTATCGCTAATCGTTAAGAAAAAAGTACACGCAGGATCAATAAAAAGTTGTCGAGAAAaacaaatattcattttttgttGTAGCCAAAATGGAGAGGCTCAAAATTTCTTTGTTTATCTTCAAATCAAACGGGTTGCTGCGGAAAGCTGAACTTATATTTGAAATTTCGTCCTTTACATATTAATCCTGTAGAAACTTATCAAttcgacggcgccagtggttgtgtggttagcgtaacagcctcacaatccgatcggcccgggttcaatcccagctggcgtcgttgggattttctgaggcgaaaaatctctggttacgtcttccttcggaggggaagtaaaagaagttggcccggctcatgagttgttgagtctgataggtaggaacaggtggagtcgcctccctgatgtcggtgattggcactgaaatggcggaaataggccgacgaaaaataagcgaagataaaaaaaaaaaaaaacttatcaatAAATGCACTTAGCTGAAGCGATTTCTTCAGAAGTACTAATTCAGCATAGCGCTTTGCCAGCCTTCTGCCTTGTCATGGTCCTGAGCGGAGCCAATCTTCAGACCTGATTCCTTCAATATTTTCTTGGCTGCATCCACGTTAGAACGTTCCAGTTGTACAACCAGTGGTACTTTGAGTCCGATCGTTTTGGAAGCATTACCAATTCCGTTAGCAATGGTGGCACAGTTTACAATCCCAccgaaaacattcaccaaaattggTTTTACGTTTTGATCTGAGGTTAAAACTTGGGACGCCTTCAATACTTGCTCTTCCTTTACATTACCGCCCACATCTAGGAAGTTAGCCGGGTTGCTTCCATTCAATTTGATAAAGTCCATTATTGTCATTACCAAGTAGGCTCATTTCACCAACCAACCAATGTTACCCTTTATTACAATATAGTTGAGATTGTTTTTCTTGCTCCCATCTCCTTCGGCTCGGCATTTTCGTGAACGTCCATCGCGAAAATGTGTCTCAGTCGAAACTCGACGTGGTCATGAAAATTCAACTTGGCATAAACGGAAATTATTCGCCCGTCATCGGTTTCCACCAGTGGGTTAATCTCAATTTGTGTCGAATCATCTTTCAGGAACAGATTGTATAATTTTTCAATCTCACCGGCGGTCTTTCTCGGCAGTGCACCTTTGAACTCCAGGAAACGGGCAACATCAAGTACTTGCACGCGTGTAATACCCTCTATCACGGAAATCGGTTTGGTTTTGATTTTCTCCGGTGTCTTTTCTACCACAGCTTCTTTGTCCATCCtccttagaatgaaaggggtgtaagtgatttgatcgatttctctacatcgactctctcttttggtcatagcttaagctaattagctgcaaatacattcccagctgtatttgacaatgtggaagataggtcagaacctcacctatcagattctatagcaaacttaaattggaatgtttttgcaattgagttattaactaaagaaaaagttgatgaagagaaatagaTCAAGTCACTTGCACcgcttgcattctaagcccctcatatgaatccgttcaatccggtgacaaaaaggactaaaattaaataagaatagtccgaaaatgatattatgcattttatttaataaatattccacgccactggcattaatttatacatttcattgaacaatattctaaaatagcaaaaaagtcacttgtccaaaaaagttactcctatactcgtgtcggtgtctcagaccgaaagtggtGGAAAAGTGATAcacgtccccttcgtaccaactcatgcgatacgctaaacgatgacgaacaacgaatgatgaaactagagagaatcgcaatgtcgtagaCCTATGTGCGAGTCTATACTCGTTAACCATCATGATGTTTCGTCGAAATCcatcgaatatgctaaaccatttacggttgaagcataaaaatgattccctggtggtggaggagactgggaagaaggtAGTCTCAGCTCTCGTTCTAAAATAGTAATATTAAAATTCAGAGTCCCAAGGAAAATATactatactagtggtcaatgattctataaatatacttttttgaactagaaaatagaaatattcaaacaaatcagctatttcaacaacattcgaagaataggtcattttgaacagaaaaaacaagggtgacgtaggactatcgttgatttagagatcatttgttcgaagttgaatctaaatccattctgaatgaatgaataaatgaatatttgggggacttcgaaaacgagagcgttacgttggaggcacaaggttttatgcatccaatataggatacgaaaaaccttgttctgaagaataatcttcagaagctaacctgctaactgtacttgattgacaaatcacaaacccaaatgtattatatggatattttatggatagaaaacattaaaataaactcttttgcttgaatataattttcaatttcaaggggaactggcagattattttccagcaacgattagatagtagatactggaagcccaccagtggttaatactaactcgataaccacctgttaatagtacttgattgaaaaatattcggtcacagtgttacacggatagaaaacattcaaataaactctttcacatgaatgtatttttgaattcccagaggaactggcagattattttccagcaatgattagatctttccggaactttctcaatgctaaATGGCattcaaacggaaagaattctgcgcgtgtatgtgtcgatccttcgccgtccacctcctccagcacgttacgcaacgatgttgtcttgtcgatgtcctcacgaaaaatgaatgtgtctcaccaccagaatatcgcttaagtatgctttttgtgtgtgattgaatcgagagaaggtgtggtttatgatggcaatttggaaggcaaactagaggggaatgaactctgagctcggaactttcggcgactgagcaataatcgattgcgggcgcatacaatatttgatacggaaatatcctactgatggggaagaataatcttctgaagctatcctgttaattgcgattgattgaaaaatcacaaaaccaaatgtatttggtcacagtgttacatggatagaaaacattcaaataaactctttcacatgtatgtatttttaaattcccagaggaacggcagattattttcagtaacgattagatatttctacattttcctcgatactggaagcccaccagtggttaatgctaattcgataaccatctgttaataccacttgattgaaacatatttggtcacagtgttacatggatagaaaacattcaaataaactttttcacatgaatgtatttttaaattccaagaggaactagcagattattttcagtaacgattagatctttccggaactttctcaatgctgaatggcatccaaacggaaagaattccgcgcgtgtatgtgtgtgtagcgatgtcttcccggggaaccgtttgtggcatcactctcctcctgatggattcccttctggcctagggtgcaaaaacaggctcttggtgacaccgttcatccgcgctttcatgataaacgaagagcttcaccacaacagcgacaacatgcttcaatcgctgttcaattagaactgagtggttttccgagcggcgctcgcttatataccgattggtgatttcaatagcctgttttgaaagcaattttaagactattgaaacaagtttttggatcagaaagtaacaagtatagaacgcgtagacattttatctttcgaatgaagtgtttatcataccatttcgttcagttgtttatgagctattaacgctcaaaatctctgtctccggcgtaacgctttcgttttcgaaactttgatttttcaccccggtatagaaatgaaagacgtagtcctacgtcaaaaaattatgttggtgtaataaaaatattgtgcatcattctcatgGTGTGCCCTgttttcaatcgtcctcaaaaaatcatgaaatggtaaatttatcgaTATACTGAAATACCGTTTCATtcgaaaaccattattctgcaccaatgaggtacatatagaggtggagcagtaggcgaagtgtatctgtattggcaaacaaaatatcgtgtcgtaattatttgcattcaatatggaatatatatggaagaaacaaaaaaatgttgaaagtactcacggttgcatgataatttgagccaaaattcgcatgaaatcattcaactggttgttttttaacagatgacgaTTATATCgtagcttatttcgattattcatgttacaaaaggtccagagagcagtcgtatgcttagttctggaaaacagtaacattttcggtgaaattttgattagttggcgattattatctcacaacatacacaccgaaactgagagccttcgaaaaatcaacttcattacggtaaaataatgaaacttcgtttgtttctatgaacgtgggggagtgaaaatgccgcatggaaatatcacttttatccgtctttttcgacgagaTTTCActaatattcactccacgctatcacttTAGTCTCATagtcagcgggagctctacaaaaattaacgtttttaattgatgaattacttgctgaaaatagcattttcacatggatgcgatGGGCAAccgaagataaacacaacgactgacgtcactatttgcgaaatagttatggcagcgcatgctgtgTCGCtcaaaactcgaccatcttcattaccttttttccaggacattgattctgcaccatgtttatttcaaaattatatttaatgtaacttttaaaattatgccaTCATATTTTTTCATCGTGAAtatctgttctttttgattacaagaaataaatattcgctcgattaatcgaatactgaaagacaattattcgaatgaatcgaatatttaaaaatgaccccacgattaatcgacaatcgaataaacgagaaatttagacatctctatttgcagtcagatccctttccacagtcctctgaatatttataccgtttcccctcgcacacttatgtgcgattcacatacaacatccacgtcacgttcacgttccgtcacgtcacgttgcgtcaattattcttccatggaacttctattgaagcattcacatacaccagcaacggcaagtcgaagttcccgttgccggtgtacgtgaatgtttgaataagaactgcttggaagaataattgacgcaacgtgacgggacggaacgtgaacgtgacgtggatgttgtatgtgaatcgcactttattgacgacacggtacACCTTTAGTCCACACATATTGGTCTTAGGCTGGAAGCAAGTCGATGTTTTGTACATgttcaaagtacgtagaatagaaggtaagagATATCTCCTGTATATACACACGGAGAGCgcatgtgttacacacacaaCGAAGTTAGTAATAACAAATCCTCAATTAGTTCGAAGCAAGATgctaaactataggtgtttcgttcttgacactttcatgacaatacctgagacgagtagcgagacgaagctttctgaattatttactttttgtttggttgtgtggttatggtttcatatcaactcgctgaggaaaacaactgaaggaagaaataaacaaatatatattcgtgaaaaatagtgtactatagctgcaataaggtatttatattatatattataaccgctccatgtaatgtaattaaacatacacatactctttacagatacacaggtcgaaggccactgatcatttaacaagagccaaaggttgtaccgctcatggcaactctacacgagctgaagattgtaccgtccagtgaccattctaccctggattcctcgagtcaagagagacgcaccacgattgatatgaggtacagactaggggggcgtcgctgatcaatggtcagttatactccaataggaagtatcccgtgtcggccacacatacatagtacaagagactgcaacatcccaattatgagatctatgtaatactaacctcgagccaaccgcgagtaatcggttacatattactaacacagttgtaagacaaaaattgttaaaatattggactcccggccccgtcaagctacgtgccttaataaaatatatattttggaaaaaaaaaattatatattattcaatatttttggggGACAGTGAGGATTTGATGAGCTTGTGAATGTGATAAAAGTGCTATAAGtctaagaaatctgttgtccaactcctccacagataatcgttcatctcgcggttctctatcatgccaaaattatattgtgaatattttatttacttcagatgccgtattattgtgcagtaaaaggatgtggaaacaaggttctcataacgaaaaataacccggacattgtttaccacacttttctccgagatggagataaaaatcaaaaatcaaatcatatGCTCACGTCATTTCCATAGAAGCAGTTACGATGACCGACATCAAATGCGCCATGAACTTAATGGTACGAGGAAATATAGGATGTTGAATTCCAAAGTTAAACCTTTTTTCTGCCTTATatgtatcagccattccatgtctaaccgatatagtggttctccgattttcgtggaaagtggtagatttgttctttattgtaaaatattagacccgtctttgatgatgcctccgttccgtttgatgatgcctccgtccttgatcagattgtgccgataaattcgtaccacgtacgattctatttcatgcttttgccctggtgataaaacaaaaaaaaattaacactctcttttaaatgctcaataaaaccacatacgaaaaacgctgcttgcttggaaagaaaagcattgattgcgcggctagaaggtaaaatatactcaaaacatccttctgcactgtttttaattcgaccgctgattgtagatatctgaaaaagtagaagcaattatgagaaattgttatacgaaaaaatccagaaaattacctgcctacagtgaagcgcgagcagctattttgcctacgaatgcatttgtcaccaaaagatatgatttgctttgtaaacaaatttgttttttcacgagcaatggccgaacagcaattttgacattgcggtccacctatagtataacGCCTTGGTTCGAAGTactgaagttttttcaatattttaaaagTTCCAAAAATCCTGATTTTAAAAGTTCCAAAAATCCTGAAAAGAGACAAAATCGCAAGTCGTGCCGACGGTAAACACGATAATATACCGCTTTTTCAGTGCAAGTAAGTTTTTATGtggtttttatcgatttcatactgaacaggttttgtttacttcaacgaaatgttgaagtaccacgtcccgcgatgccggaacagaataatttcgaatgagataaactaatcggagacGTTTTCAGTAATCCCATGCATTCGCTCCATGGATCGGGAACGGGAACGATATAACCTCTCAACATATTTGTTTATTggattgcattatttttatagtacaggtgcgataattttacagttttaaattttaaaataattaagtaaactgctatttcatcatttcgaaacatttttggagacagttcttgtattataattcgaaaaattaaaaaatgttgaaatttatatggattcgatcgatggtttattactatttcttgctttttttttctttgcctaccacacttgaacaaagcagggagtagactaccttcttattcCACGTACTTTGGTACATGTTggcaaaaaatgggtgggttatatctatgatataatcgcaaggttgacgcgGGACTACCTTATCGtaccaatcatttgtttgtattgattaaatttttaattgaatgaaacaattctcgaattcaattaaattcaatatattcgctttatgagtaaaaatattgtataattccatataagggaaattcatgcattgtgatagattatgttcttcattacaagtaaattttatgacagtccttttacgtttggtatgatacctaggacaaaatatgtggacgaaagaattatcaaacgattatttcattttatgt
Protein-coding sequences here:
- the LOC129762955 gene encoding zinc finger protein 260-like, whose translation is MAIVSNNLDHCSFCSEICNENFRHVLIPAHGQDQKLKTVLQKLSGFTSQLSSYPTCDKCRQEFISLHSIPESCFQILPNAEPNDIKMEPELMIDDHELSDNDNIPETDPTTILRSIEQEAEMQIKGENGAVFFINEMDEEEDNASINCNKDPILLHAGEKSFNCRKCDKTFRSKYELQVHARTHTGERLYSCPHCPKAFKYRSTLQIHTRVHSDERPYSCPNCPKSFKDTTTLKGHIRTHIDKFHYSCQHCPKMFRRQKTLKLHTVTHTGERSFSCPQCPKAFKRSSGLKEHIRSHTGERPYSCPHCPKAYKISTALQEHIRTHTGERPYSCPHCPNAFRSNAALKQHIRIHTGERPYSCPHCPKAYKDYATHQIHIRTHTGERPFTCPHCPKAFNSLPSRQIHILTHTGERPYSCPHCSKAFRHSSTLRRHVYKNHSLASIVNDSN